The window ACTGGTGCGGGCACTCGAAGTGTGGCTGCTGACGGGGCAGACGCTGTCGACACACTTTGCCGGCACGCGCTCGCCGCTGCCAGAGTACGACGTGTGTGCGATCGGGCTCAGGCTGCCATCGGCCGACATCGCCGCACGCGTGACGCGGCGCGTGGAGGCTCAATGGACCCGCGGCGTGGTTGACGAGGTTCACGCCAATCTCGCGGCTGGCATTCCGCGTGCGGCCAATCCGTTCGGCGGCCTCGTGTACCGCCAGATCCTGGAGATGCTCGACGGCGTGCGCGACGAGGCCGAGACGCGCGCGTTGATCGTGCGCGAGAACAAGCACTACGCGCGGCGACAGCTGATCTGGTTCCGGAAGGAAGCGAGAGTGATATGGTTGGACGGTGCCGGTGAGCGCGACGAGACCTTCGCGGCGGCTGGCGCCCTGCTCGAAGCCTACGGAGTCCGTCGCTGATGCCCAGTCACAGAGAATCCAAGTCGTCAGCGCCGCCCAACATCCAGGACGTCTTCCTCAACTCCGCGCGCCGTGAGCGGCTCGTGGTGCAGATCCGGTTGATGGACGGGCAGGTCCTGGAAGGCCGCATCAAGAACTTCGATCGCTTCGCGCTCGTGATCGACCATGAGGGCGCCGACCACATGGTGTTCAAGCACGCCATCGCGACGATCCGTTCCAATCGATCGGTCCAGAACTACTTCTCCTCGTCAGCGCACGAAGGATAAGCGCCGGCCATGCCCGCCCGCTTCGAGCGGATCATCGCCATCGTGCTCGACAGCGTCGGCATCGGCGAACTGCCCGACGCCGGCCGGTACGGCGACGAGGGCAGCGACACGCTCGGCAACATCGCGCGTCGCGTCCCGCTGCACCTGCCCACGCTGTGCCACCTCGGCCTGGACCGTCTCGTGCCCGCGCTCGGTGTGCCGCACGGCGACGCCGCGGGTGCGTGGGGACGCATGGCCGAAGCCTCCGCAGGTAAGGATTCGGTGACGGGACACTGGGAGATGGCCGGCGTCGTGCTCGACGCGCCGTTCCCGACGTTCCCCGATGGATTCCCCTCCCACGTGATCGGGGCGTTCGAGCGCGGTATCGGTCGCGCGTCGATCGGCAATGTCGTGGCGTCGGGTACGGAGGTGATCGAGCGCTTCGGAGTCGAGCACCTGCGAACGGGTGCGCCCATCGTGTACACGTCGGCAGACAGCGTCTTCCAGATCGCGGCGCACGAGGACGTGGTGCCCGTCGAGCAGTTGTATCGCTTCTGCGAGGTGGCGTTCGAGATCGTGAGCGAGGGCATGGGCGTCGGGCGCGTGATCGCGCGTCCGTTCGTGGGGGAGCCGGGGGCGTTCACGCGCACCAGCCGTCGTCACGACTACGCGCTGGAGCCGCCGCATGAAACGGTGCTGGACCACCTGGTCGACGGCGGGCATTCCGTCGTGGCCGTCGGCAAGATCCGCGACCTCTTCGCGGGACGCGGCGTGACGCGACATCTGCCCACGGTGTCCGACGATGACGGGATGGACCGGATCGACGAAGCGATGCGCGACGTGCCGCGTGGCCTCATCTGGGCCAACCTCGTCGACTTCGACGCCGTGTACGGTCACCGGAACAACGTCGACGGCTACGCGCGCAACCTGGAGCGCTTCGACGCACGGCTCGCGGATCTGCTGCCGCATCTGCACGAACGCGACCTCCTGATCGTGACGGCCGACCACGGCAACGACCCGACCACACCGAGCACCGACCATTCGCGTGAGTACGTCCCTCTGCTCGCCACGGGGACGCAGGTGACCGCCGGTGTCAGTCTGGGCACGCGGCAGACGTTTGCCGATCTGGGGCAGACCATCGCCGCCAATTTCGGCGTCGCGCCGCTCCGGTCCGGGACGAGCTTCCTCGAATCCCTGTTCGGTCAGCCGGCCGACGCACGGTTCTGATGCACACCATCCGCCAGCAACTCGAAACGCGCGAACACGCGATGCTCGCGCCGCAGGCCACGTTCAGCGATGCCTCGAAGGGGCGTGCCCGGCCCGAGCCCGACGACCCCATCCGGCCCGCCTTCCAGCGCGACCGCGATCGCGTCGTGCACTCGAAGGCGTTCCGGCGCCTCAAGCACAAGACGCAGGTCTTCTTCTCGCCGGCCGGCGACCACTACCGCACCCGGCTCACGCACACGCTCGAGGTGTCGCAGCTCGCGCGCACGCTCGCCAAGGTGCTGCGCCTGCACGAAGAGCTCACCGAGGCGATCGCGCTTGCGCACGACCTCGGGCATACGCCGTTCGGGCACGCCGGCGAACGCGTGCTCGACAGGCTCGTGCCGGGCGGGTTCTCGCACGCCGATCAGAGCCTCCGCATCGTCGAGGTGCTGGAACACGACGGCGCGGGACTCAACCTGACCTTCGAGGTCAGGCAGGGGATTTCCACGCATTCGAAGGGCAAGCACGGGATGCCGATCAACGTGCCGGCCGCCGAACGCGCGGCCACGCTCGAAGCCCAGATCGCGCGGGTGGCCGACATCATCGCGTACGTGAACCACGACATCGACGATGCGGTGCGGGCCGGCGTGCTGGACCCGGCGGACCTGCCTGCCGGCCCGGTCGAGGTGCTGGGCCGGACCTCCTCGGCTCGCATCGGCGCGATGGTGACCGACGTGGTGGAGCAGAGCCTGGCCTGCGGCCTCGACTCGCTCCGCATGAGCGAACCGGTCCTGCAGGCGCTGCTGGACCTGCGGGCCTTCATGTTCGAGCACGTGTACGAGAACGACGTCGCCACGGCCGAGTTCGCCAAGGCGACGGGGATCCTGGGCGGTTTGTGGGAAAAGGTGCGGCTGGACCCGGCACGGTGGCTCGACGCCGCGACCATCGACAGGGAGGGGCTGGACGCCGCGGCCCGCGACTTCCTGGCCGGGATGACCGACAGGTACGCCATCCGATTGTTCGAGGCGCTCTTCATCCCTCGACCGTGGATCGAGGTCTCGAACCGGTAAGATCTGCTATCCTTGCGTGTTGGCGCGGGTCCAGTGGCCTGCGCTGTGCACGTCTGCCATGGTCATCGACATCACGACTCTGCCTGTCGGGCGCGTTCCCGTGGCGGCGGACATTCCGCCTGAAGCGCTCGACGTGCCGGCCGAGGACTTCGTGATCAAGGTTCCGGTGCACGTGATGGGCGAACTGGAACGGGGTGCCGGGGCGTCGGTCCATCTGCGTGGGCGCGTGCAGGCGCAGCTGGCCTTGCCCTGCGCCCGTTGTGCCGAGCCGTTCGATTTCGCCGTCGACGCGCCCGTGGACCTGCGGTTCGTCCCTGTCGTCGAAGACGCCGCGCCGAGCCGTCCGCAGCCCGCTGGCCGACCCGTGGCCGCCGCGCGCGGGACGTCGGCATCGACGGTGACCAGGATCTCGCTCGACGATGAGGACGAGGGCGGGTACGAGATGCAGGCCGATGACCCGTCGATCGTGTCGATCGACGAGCCGCGGATCGACCTGGCGCCTGTGGCGCGAGAGCAGTGTTATCTGGCCATGCCGATGAAGCCGCTGTGCCGGCCGGATTGCCAGGGGCTGTGTCCGCAGTGCGGGATCAACCGCAACGTGGGCATGTGCACGTGTGAGACGCAGTGGAAGGATCCGCGATTGGCGGGTCTCGAGTCCCTGCTGAAGGACGCGGACGGAGCAGCGCCGCGCGAGTAACCAGTCATGCCGAATCCCAAGCGACGCCATTCGAAGAGCCGTACGTCCAAGCGCCGTACGCACGACGCCCTCACGGCCGTGGCCCTCGGGCCCTGCCCGCAGTGCAACGAGCTGAAGCCGCCCCACGTGGTGTGCACGCACTGCGGCTACTACCGTGGCCGTCAGGTGCGCGCGGCCGGCGAGGACGCCTGAGTCCACGCGGGGCGATGCCCGAGGGGGCCCACCCACACGCCGGGCACCATGGCAGAGGCGCATGACGCGCATCGCCGTTGATGCCATGGGGGGCGATGCCGCCCCTCGCAACGTCGTGCATGGCGCCGTGATGGCTGCCAGCGAGGACGGCCTGTCGCTGACGCTCGTAGGGGCGCAGGCGATCCTCGAGGACGAGCTCTCCCGATTCCCGGAAGTCGATAGTCTCTCGATCCGCCTCATCGATGCTCCCGACGTCGTGGCCATGAGCGAGTCAGCGCTCGCCGCCCGTCGCCGGACGAGGGCGTCGGTGCGCGTGGCGGCTGATGCCGTGGCGACCGGCGAGGCCGCGGCGCTGTTCACCGCGGGCCACTCTGGTGCGGCGGTCTTTGCCGCTCGCGAGGCATTCGGGTTGCTGCCGGGTATCGACAGGCCCGCCATCGCAGCCACGATCCCGACGCGTGAGGGCGTGGCGATCCTGGTCGATGCGGGCGCGACAGTCACGTGCCGGCCAGAACACCTGGTGGAGTTCGCCCGCCTCGGATCCGCGTACGCGTCGGCGGTGCTGGGTGTGGAGCGTCCGCGCGTCGGGTTGCTGTCCAACGGCGAAGAGCCGCGCAAGGGCACCAGTCTGATACGCGGCGCGCACGTGAGGCTGGCGGGGGCGGCCCTGGAGTTTGTCGGGAATCTCGACGCATCGGAAGTCTTCACGGGAGCGGCCGACGTGATCGTGTGCGATGGCTTCACGGGCAACGTGGTGCTCAAGACCAGCGAGGGGCTGGTCGAGGCGATCGACGAGTTGATGGCCGATGAACTGACGCGATCGGTCACCGCGCAGGTCGGTGCCGTGCTCACGCGCGGGGCCCTGCGTCGGTTCCGGGCGCGCCTGGACTACGCCGAGTACGGTGGCGCCCCGTTGCGCGGCGTGCGCCATGTGTGTGTGATCGGTCACGGGCGGTCGACGCCGAAAGCGATTGCGGCCGGCGTGCGACTCACGGCGCGCTTTGCTCGCGACACGCTCGTGGCACGGCTCGAGAACGGACTGCTGGAGACGATGACCCCGCCGACCGCGGCTCAGACTGGACACGGCCAATGATTGCGTTCCTCTTTCCCGGACAGGGTTCGCAGAGCGTCGGCATGGGCCGCGCGCTCGCCGAGGCGTTCCCGGAAGCGCGCGACGCGTTTGCCGAAGCCGACGCGGCCCTCGGCCGCTCGCTGAGTGGCCTCTGCTTCGACGGTCCCGAAGATCAGCTCACTCTCACCGAGCACACGCAGCCGGCCATCCTCGCCACGAGCATCGCGGCGTATCGCGTGCTGGCCGCGCGCGGGTTCGCCCCGTCGTGGACGGCGGGCCATTCCCTCGGTGAGTACTCGGCGCACGTCGCGGCCGGCACGTTCGGGTTCGCCGACGCGCTGCGCATCGTGTCGCATCGCGGCAGGTACATGCAGGAGGCGGTGCCCGTGGGCACCGGTGCGATGGCGGCCGTCCTCGGCCTCGACGCGGCGACCGTTCAGGCGGCGTGCGACGCGGCAGCACAGGGTGAGGTCGTGAGTCCGGCCAACCTCAACGCGCCGGGGCAGGTGGTGATTGCGGGCGCAACGGCGGCCGTCGAACGGGCGGGGACCGAAGCCCGGGCCCGTGGCGCCAAACGCGTCATCGGTCTGAACGTGAGCGCCCCCTTCCATTGCGCGCTGATGGCACCGGCGCAGGCCCGCCTCGAACCCGAGTTGCGAGCCCTTGCCGTGCAGGCGCCGCGCGTGCCCGTGGTGGCCAACGTGGACGCCCAGCCGAAACGGGACGCGGTGTCGGCCATCGACGCGCTGGTGGCGCAGGTCTCCGGCGCGGTGCGCTGGGAGGACGTCATCGGGTATCTTGTGTCGGCCGGTGTGCGCGACTAGGTTGAGGTGGGCCCGGGGACGGTGCTCGCCGGACTGGTGCGCAAGATCGACCGCGAGGCTCGCGTGGCGAGCTTCGGCGCTCCTGAACAACTCGCAGGCGTGGAGGCGCTCTTCGCAGCATCGTGACGCTCGATCTCTCAGGCAAGGTAGCCATCGTCACCGGCGCGTCCCGCGGCATCGGCCGCCAGACGGCGCTGACGCTCGCGGGTGCGGGCGCGACTGTCGTGCTGACGTCGCGCGGCGACGCGGCCGAGGCCGTGGCCGCGGAGGTGTCGGCGGCCGGCGGTGAGGCTCTGGCGATCGCGGCTGACGTGGCCGACGCCGGCGCGGTGCAACGCGTGATCGAGACGACGGTCGAGCGGTTCGGACGGATCGACGTGCTCGTGAACAACGCGGGCATCACGCGCGATCAACTGCTGCTGCGCATGAAGCGCGACGACTGGGATGCCGTCATCGCCACGAACCTGACGGGCACGTTTCTCTGCACGCAGGCGGTGCTCAAGACGATGCTCAGGCAGCGGGGCGGACGGATCATCAGCATCAGCTCGGTGGTGGGCCAGAGCGGCAATCCCGGGCAGACCAATTACGCGGCGACCAAGGCCGGCATCATCGGCTTCTCGAAGGCGCTCGCACGCGAAGTCGCCTCGCGGTCCATCACGGTGAACGTGGTGGCCCCGGGGCTCATCGATACGGACATGACGCGGGACATCAGCTCGGACGCGCAGGCCACCTGGGCGTCGGCGATCCCGCTCGGTCGGTTGGGCACGCCGGAGGATGTAGCCGCGGCGGTGTGCTTCCTCGCATCAGATGCGGCTGGGTACATCACCGGGCAGGTGCTCGCCGTCAACGGCGGCATGTACGCCTGAGCAGGAGGAGTGTCAGATGTCGTCTGTGGCAGACAAGGTCAAGAGCATCATCGTGGAGCAGTTGGGAGTGGACGAGGAAGAGGTCACGCCTGACGCGTCCTTTGTCGACGATCTCGGCGCCGACTCGCTGGACGTGGTGGAACTCGTGATGGCGTTCGAGGAGGAGTTCGGGGTAGAGATTCCCGACGACGACGCCGAGAAGATCACGCGCGTGCGCGAGGCCATCGCGTACATCGAGCAGCACGGCAAGGCCAAGAAGTAGGCACGGCCACACGGTACGGAAACCGGGGACGGAGGGGGAGTGTCCAGGCGAGTCGTCGTGTCGGGGGTCGGGCTGGTGTCGTCCATCGGGTTGGGCACTGCCGCCAACTGGGACGCGTTGTGCGCGGCCCGTTCGGGCATCGGGCCCATCACGCACTTCGATGCCGGTGCGTTCTCGACGCGGATTGCCGGCGAGGTCCGGGGGTTCGATCCCCTGGCCTACGTGGAGAAGAAGGAGGTCAAGAAGATCGACCCCTTCATCCAGTACGCCATCGCGGCCAGCCAGTACGCCGTCGACGACGCGGCGCTCGTGGTGACGCCGGAGAACTCGTTCGACATCGGCGTGTACATCGCGTCGGGCATCGGTGGGTTCGGTACGATCGAGCGCGAGCACGAGGCGTACCTGAACGGCGGCCCGCGCAAGATCTCGCCCTTCTTCATCCCGTCGGCGATCATCAACCTGGCATCGGGCCAGGTGTCGATCCGTTTCGGGGCCCGCGGCCCCAACCAGTCCTCGTGTACGGCGTGCTCGGCGTCGGCGCACGCCATCGGCGATTCGTACGAGATCATCAAGCGCGGCGACGCCGACGTGATGATCACCGGCGGCGCCGAAGCGGCGGTGACGCCGATGAGCGTCGGCGGGTTCGGGTCGATGCGCGCGCTGTCCACGCGCAACGACGAGCCGTCGCGCGCGTGCCGTCCTTTCGATCGCGATCGTGACGGCTTCATCATCGGCGAAGGCTCCGGCATCGTCATCCTCGAGGAGCTGGAGCGCGCGAAGGCGCGCGGCGCCACGATCTACGCGGAAGTCGTCGGTTACGGATCGACGGGCGACGCGTTCCACATGACCAACCAGCCCGATGGCGGCGAGGGTGCGGTCCGGGCGATGCGCATGGCGCTGCGCAAGGCCGGCGTCGAGCCGTCGGTGGTGGACTACATCAACGCCCACGGCACCTCGACGCCCGTGAACGACCCGACAGAATCGCAGGCGATCCGGACGACGTTCGGCGAGCACGCGTACAGGCTGGCCGTGTCGTCGACCAAGTCGATGACGGGGCATCTGCTCGGTGCGGCGGGGGGCCTCGAAGCGGGCATCACCGCGCTGGCGCTCCGGCATCAGGTGATGCCGCCGACCATCAACCTCGACAACCCGGACGACGGCTGCGACCTGGACTACGTGCCCCACACGGCGCGCCCGGCCCGGATTCGCTACGCCCTGTCGAACTCGTTCGGCTTCGGCGGCACCAACGCCAGCCTGCTCTTCAAGGCGTACGAAGAGTAGGGACAGAACATGGGGCTCCGAGCCCCGAGCCGCAAGTCTGAACCATGAAGATCGCCGTCTGTATCAAGCAGGTCGTCACGCGCGACTGGCAGGTGCGTCCCGATGAGGCGCGCACCTGGATTCGCGACGCCGACGCCGACTTCGAGATGAACGAACCCGACGCGTACGCGCTCGAAGCGGCGCTGCGCCTGCGCGACGCGCACGGCGGCGAAGTGATTGCCGTCTCCGCCGGTCCGTCGCGCGTGGCGCAGGTGTTGCGCGAAGCGCTGGCGCGCGGCGCGGATCGGGCGATCCACGTCGAGAGCGACGAGATCGCCAGGGCCGATGCGTTCGCAATCGCTGACGCATTGGCGTCGGCCATCGGGCCGGAGTCGCCGGATCTCGTGCTCACCGGCCTGCAGTCCGACGACATGGGCTTTGGCCAGACGGGCGTGGTGCTCGCCGAGCGCCTGGGCGTGGCGCACGCCACGATCATCATGGACGTGCAGGTGCAGGGCGGCGTCCTGCACGTGAAGCGTGAGCTCGAAGGCGGTTGGTTCCAGTGGCTGGAGATGCCGCTGCCCGCGCTGCTCACAATCCAGAGCGGCATCAACCAGCTCCGCTACGCCACGCTCAAGGGCATCATGGCCGCGAAGAAGAAGGAGATCCGCACGGTGGCCGCGCCGTCGCTGCGGAGCGCCCTACAGGTGGTCGAGCTCCGCGTGCCGGACAAGCAGAAGCAGACGCGCATGATCGCGGGCACGCCGGCGGAGGCCGCCAGCGAGCTCGTGCGCGCCCTGCGCGAAGACGCACGGGTGGTGTCGGCATGATTCTGGTCATCGCGGAGCACAACGGCGGGCAGGTCCACCGTTCGACCCGGGAAGCCATCGCCGCGGCGCAGGCGCTCGAGCAGCCGATCACCGTCGTGTCCGTCGGCCACGACATCGCGTCGATTGGCGAAGCGCTCGCGGCCGCAGACGTCGCACAGGTCCTGCTGGTGGACAATGGGGCGCTGGCCAACTACACGGCAGATGGATACGTCGCGGCATTGACACCGGTCGTGCAGGAGTTGAACCCCGCGCTCGTGCTGACCGCGCACACCTATCAGGCGCGCGACTACATGCCCGGTCTCGCCACGCGCTGCGAGCGCGGGCTCGTGTCCGACTGCGTGGCGGTGAAGGCCGTCGGCGGCGGCTTCCGCTTCACGCGTCCGGTGTTCCAGGCGCGCCTCATCGCCGACGTCGACGCGACGGGCGGCGCGCCGCACTTCGCCACGCTGCAGGCCG is drawn from Acidobacteriota bacterium and contains these coding sequences:
- a CDS encoding tRNA (adenosine(37)-N6)-dimethylallyltransferase MiaA, whose translation is LVRALEVWLLTGQTLSTHFAGTRSPLPEYDVCAIGLRLPSADIAARVTRRVEAQWTRGVVDEVHANLAAGIPRAANPFGGLVYRQILEMLDGVRDEAETRALIVRENKHYARRQLIWFRKEARVIWLDGAGERDETFAAAGALLEAYGVRR
- the hfq gene encoding RNA chaperone Hfq, which encodes MPSHRESKSSAPPNIQDVFLNSARRERLVVQIRLMDGQVLEGRIKNFDRFALVIDHEGADHMVFKHAIATIRSNRSVQNYFSSSAHEG
- a CDS encoding phosphopentomutase, which translates into the protein MPARFERIIAIVLDSVGIGELPDAGRYGDEGSDTLGNIARRVPLHLPTLCHLGLDRLVPALGVPHGDAAGAWGRMAEASAGKDSVTGHWEMAGVVLDAPFPTFPDGFPSHVIGAFERGIGRASIGNVVASGTEVIERFGVEHLRTGAPIVYTSADSVFQIAAHEDVVPVEQLYRFCEVAFEIVSEGMGVGRVIARPFVGEPGAFTRTSRRHDYALEPPHETVLDHLVDGGHSVVAVGKIRDLFAGRGVTRHLPTVSDDDGMDRIDEAMRDVPRGLIWANLVDFDAVYGHRNNVDGYARNLERFDARLADLLPHLHERDLLIVTADHGNDPTTPSTDHSREYVPLLATGTQVTAGVSLGTRQTFADLGQTIAANFGVAPLRSGTSFLESLFGQPADARF
- a CDS encoding deoxyguanosinetriphosphate triphosphohydrolase, which codes for MHTIRQQLETREHAMLAPQATFSDASKGRARPEPDDPIRPAFQRDRDRVVHSKAFRRLKHKTQVFFSPAGDHYRTRLTHTLEVSQLARTLAKVLRLHEELTEAIALAHDLGHTPFGHAGERVLDRLVPGGFSHADQSLRIVEVLEHDGAGLNLTFEVRQGISTHSKGKHGMPINVPAAERAATLEAQIARVADIIAYVNHDIDDAVRAGVLDPADLPAGPVEVLGRTSSARIGAMVTDVVEQSLACGLDSLRMSEPVLQALLDLRAFMFEHVYENDVATAEFAKATGILGGLWEKVRLDPARWLDAATIDREGLDAAARDFLAGMTDRYAIRLFEALFIPRPWIEVSNR
- a CDS encoding DUF177 domain-containing protein, yielding MVIDITTLPVGRVPVAADIPPEALDVPAEDFVIKVPVHVMGELERGAGASVHLRGRVQAQLALPCARCAEPFDFAVDAPVDLRFVPVVEDAAPSRPQPAGRPVAAARGTSASTVTRISLDDEDEGGYEMQADDPSIVSIDEPRIDLAPVAREQCYLAMPMKPLCRPDCQGLCPQCGINRNVGMCTCETQWKDPRLAGLESLLKDADGAAPRE
- the rpmF gene encoding 50S ribosomal protein L32; translated protein: MPNPKRRHSKSRTSKRRTHDALTAVALGPCPQCNELKPPHVVCTHCGYYRGRQVRAAGEDA
- the plsX gene encoding phosphate acyltransferase PlsX, producing the protein MTRIAVDAMGGDAAPRNVVHGAVMAASEDGLSLTLVGAQAILEDELSRFPEVDSLSIRLIDAPDVVAMSESALAARRRTRASVRVAADAVATGEAAALFTAGHSGAAVFAAREAFGLLPGIDRPAIAATIPTREGVAILVDAGATVTCRPEHLVEFARLGSAYASAVLGVERPRVGLLSNGEEPRKGTSLIRGAHVRLAGAALEFVGNLDASEVFTGAADVIVCDGFTGNVVLKTSEGLVEAIDELMADELTRSVTAQVGAVLTRGALRRFRARLDYAEYGGAPLRGVRHVCVIGHGRSTPKAIAAGVRLTARFARDTLVARLENGLLETMTPPTAAQTGHGQ
- the fabD gene encoding ACP S-malonyltransferase, yielding MIAFLFPGQGSQSVGMGRALAEAFPEARDAFAEADAALGRSLSGLCFDGPEDQLTLTEHTQPAILATSIAAYRVLAARGFAPSWTAGHSLGEYSAHVAAGTFGFADALRIVSHRGRYMQEAVPVGTGAMAAVLGLDAATVQAACDAAAQGEVVSPANLNAPGQVVIAGATAAVERAGTEARARGAKRVIGLNVSAPFHCALMAPAQARLEPELRALAVQAPRVPVVANVDAQPKRDAVSAIDALVAQVSGAVRWEDVIGYLVSAGVRD
- the fabG gene encoding 3-oxoacyl-ACP reductase FabG, translating into MTLDLSGKVAIVTGASRGIGRQTALTLAGAGATVVLTSRGDAAEAVAAEVSAAGGEALAIAADVADAGAVQRVIETTVERFGRIDVLVNNAGITRDQLLLRMKRDDWDAVIATNLTGTFLCTQAVLKTMLRQRGGRIISISSVVGQSGNPGQTNYAATKAGIIGFSKALAREVASRSITVNVVAPGLIDTDMTRDISSDAQATWASAIPLGRLGTPEDVAAAVCFLASDAAGYITGQVLAVNGGMYA
- a CDS encoding acyl carrier protein; translated protein: MSSVADKVKSIIVEQLGVDEEEVTPDASFVDDLGADSLDVVELVMAFEEEFGVEIPDDDAEKITRVREAIAYIEQHGKAKK
- the fabF gene encoding beta-ketoacyl-ACP synthase II, whose translation is MSRRVVVSGVGLVSSIGLGTAANWDALCAARSGIGPITHFDAGAFSTRIAGEVRGFDPLAYVEKKEVKKIDPFIQYAIAASQYAVDDAALVVTPENSFDIGVYIASGIGGFGTIEREHEAYLNGGPRKISPFFIPSAIINLASGQVSIRFGARGPNQSSCTACSASAHAIGDSYEIIKRGDADVMITGGAEAAVTPMSVGGFGSMRALSTRNDEPSRACRPFDRDRDGFIIGEGSGIVILEELERAKARGATIYAEVVGYGSTGDAFHMTNQPDGGEGAVRAMRMALRKAGVEPSVVDYINAHGTSTPVNDPTESQAIRTTFGEHAYRLAVSSTKSMTGHLLGAAGGLEAGITALALRHQVMPPTINLDNPDDGCDLDYVPHTARPARIRYALSNSFGFGGTNASLLFKAYEE
- a CDS encoding electron transfer flavoprotein subunit beta/FixA family protein; its protein translation is MKIAVCIKQVVTRDWQVRPDEARTWIRDADADFEMNEPDAYALEAALRLRDAHGGEVIAVSAGPSRVAQVLREALARGADRAIHVESDEIARADAFAIADALASAIGPESPDLVLTGLQSDDMGFGQTGVVLAERLGVAHATIIMDVQVQGGVLHVKRELEGGWFQWLEMPLPALLTIQSGINQLRYATLKGIMAAKKKEIRTVAAPSLRSALQVVELRVPDKQKQTRMIAGTPAEAASELVRALREDARVVSA